The sequence AACTGAAGCTGGGCACTTTTAGAGGAAACGAGCTCTACGGTTCAGAGCCTACCTATGAGGGATTGAAACACAAGAGCAGCCAGTTCACATTGCACCCCCGGTCAGCGTTCAGAGCCTACCTATGAGGGATTGAAACAAACAAAACTAGGGGGGCAACCGGGTGCCCCCCAGAAGTTCAGAGCCTACCTATGAGGGATTGAAACAACTTCCGGGACTCTAGCTCCGAAGGAGTCCACCCAGGTTCAGAGCCTACCTATGAGGGATTGAAACGTGGTACAGACAAAGAAAGACCGCAGCCGGCATGGGCGTTCAGAGCCTACCTATGAGGGATTGAAACTTGCTTGAATGTGTGCCCGTTGAACATATTCCCACCGGTTCAGAGCCTACCTATGAGGGATTGAAACCCTACCCATACGGCACCCATGCCATACACCTGGCACCCAGTTCAGAGCCTACCTATGAGGGATTGAAACAAGGAGTCCACCCAAGTCCACCCAGAGAAGAAGAAGAAGTTCAGAGCCTACCTATGAGGGATTGAAACACCAGAGGGGGCGTGGACCAGCTCCCACAGACCCCTGCGTTCAGAGCCTACCTATGAGGGATTGAAACCCGGCTAGGGTCCCGGAAGTAGGTCAAAATCTGACAGGTTCAGAGCCTACCTATGAGGGATTGAAACGAGCTCGGACGAGGTCGGCGAGCCCCTTCGAGGAGTCGTTCAGAGCCTACCTATGAGGGATTGAAACACCAGGTGGCGGTGGTGGAGTACGTGTACCCCGGACGTTCAGAGCCTACCTATGAGGGATTGAAACGCAGCAGGGGTGGGAATGAACCGTCCTGCCACGGAGTTCAGAGCCTACCTATGAGGGATTGAAACGTCAGCTGGTGCACACGTGGGCTGCGATCGCAATCAGTTCAGAGCCTACCTATGAGGGATTGAAACGTATTTGAACGCGCTCGCCCGGTGGCTGTACAGTCGGTTCAGAGCCTACCTATGAGGGATTGAAAGGGCTCGTGGTAGGGGGGCATCAAGGCAGGGCGCTGGAGTTCGGTGGGCTTGTCCGGGAATGCTAAGGAGAGGTGGGAGGAACGGAGCTGGACGCGGGATCCCGCAGCGGGGCTTGTAACCGCGGGACGGTGAGAGGGGATGCCAGTTGCCCCAGGCGTTCGAGAGGGGATGGCCCGCGGATCCTAGACCCGGATTCCCAGCTACCGCCGCTCCATCCATGCCTCCGCGGGCTTCCAGAACGGCCAGGTGGCCCCCTGGAGGTGTCCGGTATCGTGGATCCCTCTCCGGATTACCACCTGGGTTCCAGGGTGGGTGTAGACAGGGATCACCGTGTGGTCCTGGAGGAGCAACCGGTGGAGTTGCTGGAGCTTATGACGCTGTGGGGTGAGAGTCCCCGCGGACTCCTCCAGAAGCTTCTGGAGTGCTTCGGGGCGCTTCACGCTGGCCCATACCTCCGCCGCGGTATCCCCCAGGTAGAACGCCACGTAGTTGTTGAAGTTCGGGAAGTAGCCGAAGCGGTGCACCAGAAGCCCCCGCCACCCCTTCCTCTGATACTCCACGTAGCGGCCGATCTGTGGCAGCTCCAGCTCTGCCCGGATCCCCACCTGGGCTAGAGCCTGCTGCAGAGCCACCCCCACGTCCCGGTCCAGGTACCACGCAGGGATGAGCCGGGTGCTGAAGCCGTTGGGGTAGCCGGCTTGGGCCAGCAGCTCCTTTGCCCGTTGCGGGTTGTACGTGGGTCCCCGGTAGTCCTGGAGGACCGCGGGGCTACCCGGAACCGCGATCTGGTTCCAGGGTTCCGGTGCGCCCCCTTCCAGGGCCCGTGCCAAGGCCTCCCGGTTCAAGGCGTACCCCACGGCCTCCCGGGCACGCGGATCCGCAAAGGGGGAATCGGAGTTGGCGCTGTCGGGGATCAGCATGAGCACGGAGCGGGAGGGAAGTCCGGCGACGATCTCAAACCTGCCGGTCTGCCGCAGCTGGTCGAGGATCTGACGATCCCGGATCCGGGCGATGTCCAACTGCCCCGCCAGCAGTGCCGCCTGTAGGACCAGGGGCTGCTCGGTGGGGAAGAACCGAAGCTCAATGCGGTCCAGATACGGCTTAGGCTGATCCCAGTACTGGGCAAACCGGACGTAGTCCGCATGCGCGCTGGGGTCGTAGCGGACGAGCCGGAAAGGGCCCGTGCCCACCGGCTGCCACTGGGCCCGCTCCGGACCCAGTCGCCGGATGTTGGTGGGGGAGACGATGAAGGCCCCACTTCCCGAGAGGGCCAGGTAGATCCCGTTGTCCCACCGGGAAAGGTTTAGGCGCACAGTGTGGGAATCCAGGGCGTCTACGGATTCGATGTAGGTAGGTAAGCGGCGGGCCCGGAGGCCCTCCTCCAGGCTGAACTTGACCGCCGCCGCGTCCATGAGCGTCCCGTCGTGGAACCGCACTCCCCTCCGCAGCCGCAGGACCAGACTCTTCCGATCCGGGCTAAGCTCCCAT comes from Armatimonadota bacterium and encodes:
- a CDS encoding ABC transporter substrate-binding protein produces the protein MDRYTRGFLGVLLVLALSLAGFAGPVAQKPRGGVIRVAELAPGGPIGTPWNMPVFGVLASIPIYETLVWVDAWNRVHPRLAERWELSPDRKSLVLRLRRGVRFHDGTLMDAAAVKFSLEEGLRARRLPTYIESVDALDSHTVRLNLSRWDNGIYLALSGSGAFIVSPTNIRRLGPERAQWQPVGTGPFRLVRYDPSAHADYVRFAQYWDQPKPYLDRIELRFFPTEQPLVLQAALLAGQLDIARIRDRQILDQLRQTGRFEIVAGLPSRSVLMLIPDSANSDSPFADPRAREAVGYALNREALARALEGGAPEPWNQIAVPGSPAVLQDYRGPTYNPQRAKELLAQAGYPNGFSTRLIPAWYLDRDVGVALQQALAQVGIRAELELPQIGRYVEYQRKGWRGLLVHRFGYFPNFNNYVAFYLGDTAAEVWASVKRPEALQKLLEESAGTLTPQRHKLQQLHRLLLQDHTVIPVYTHPGTQVVIRRGIHDTGHLQGATWPFWKPAEAWMERR